gatagcaattatatgggcactccaaagcggatttctgccgtcggcgtcgtcgtcccCGTCGctgttgccgttgccgtcgccgttgccgtgaggtttcgtatgacgtgaAGGGCAATGAAATCATCgccgctccggacgctgtatgtgcgagtgaaaggacgagagggacgcgcgctttcacggggagcgaacgcacgtcgtagagcaaacgcgcgttctgcgccgtgctgcctacagtgtactagaagatagagagagagagagagagagagagaactttattcgtcagagtggggagctagttcatgggtacagtgtactagaagaactattctagtacgctgtattcatgggctcctcaggaaggccagatggccgccaggcgatgcgtgacggcgacctcttcggctcgctccacggctcAGAGTTGTACGTCCGAGCAAGcccgacttcttccgtggcgcgaaatgccgtggggggacgggagggagagatggaggggaggcgacgtttagctgtggcaccaaatgcgtatttatataaaaacgttgcgaggcgagaatgtgggtaagatttccgacgctgctcgacgagtgtcccattctgatctcgtcgaaaacctcagagccgcccccagaggcaccggcaacagtcaccaacgccacgcgcgttcggtgcgaacgcggacaaaatgccgacggtgtcgacaacagttctgcgcgttgctggtgctgcggcatgtctaagtttatacagctgataaactactatccttactccatatagctttctactaatttgctatcgcaattgatgcttcgcctttcgggtgaaactgcgacaattttagGTCACTGTCGGCGACAACGGCGTTGTGCTCCATACCACCAAGGTTATTGGACAGCTTCAGAAGTACCCACGGCTGAACTGCATGAACACGGAGAAACCGTGTTAGATTATGTGTGTTCGAACACAGCTCAGTACGGGGAGCatgaaatatataaaataaaatgcatttgaaaaacaaaaaaaaaatacataaaagaACCTCGCGTTATATTTGTGTCCCCAACACGAATAAGACGCGAGGCGCGTTTTTAGGATAAAAAGTTAAGAAGAACTTGATTTATATTTGTGAAAATGTGGTAAGTACTGCGCGGCCCGAATAGGAATTAAATATCACGCAAGACAGCTTTCAAATGGTTCCTGTAAATGTGTGCTACAAAACCAGAATAGCAACACTAGGAAGCTGCCATTGTAAAATGCCATATCTAACCCTTTATAGAAGGAAACACAATATTTGTAACTGTAATACGCTCACAGCGAACACAAAAGCATGTCTTGATCGAATTCCCGTTGAACAGATTCCCCAAATGAATTCCCCGCAGGCACGTTTAGCAGTCTTTGAAAGGTAATATTTTTTGCTTCGACACGCCGCTGGGCGCTTATTCTGTCGGTAAATTCTCAGACGTCTTATGCTATAGGTGGTGTTGAttgtggtggtgatgatgttgcctggcagacctggccgtCTGAGCGTCTCTCCCGGCGCCAAATATCTGGCCATATATCGATCAGCCCTGTTCATTCTCTTTAATAAACATTCAGCTTGGTACTAAGCAGCCAAATAAGGCTGGTCTATAGTGGAGTGTAAATTTACACGTTGCACCATTAATACCTTGACTTTTtgtgacttttttctttctcttccccagGTTTCACTGGTCTGCATCGCAGTCCTTGCTACCGTCGTGTCGGCAGGGCTGTATGGCGGATACGGTGGTTATGGTGGATACGGAGGAGGATATGGTGGCGGCTACGGCGGATATGGTGGCTACGGCGGTGGCTACGGCGGCTACGGCGGTGGCTACGGCTACCACCCTGTAGGCCGCGTGTTTGCGTACTCAACGCATATTCACCACCCATCGTACGGTTACGGCCATGGCGGCTATGGTCACGGAGGTTACGGCGGATATGGTGGATACGGATACGGACATGGCTACGGACATGGCTACGGCCACGGATACCATGGTTGAGGCAGCACTTGTGCGCAGGGTCCGTGTGAAGATGACTTGTGCAACGCTCACAAAAGGTTTCACGTCTTCATGATGACGTTGTCATCAAATTGGAATAGTTTAGTTGATGGACGACGTTTCTGTTGGCTAATCTTCAAGTGGAGACGGTGGAAAAATTGTGATCTGTAAATAAAAGCGTACATATGTTTTCTGTCATTTCATGTTCTGCCGTCGTTTACTGAAACTGACGACAACATTGACATTTTTGTCTGATTTAATTTAACATAAACTTTTAAAGAAAGCTTTATATCAACGCAGCAGCACAAGTATGGCCTCTACTAATGTAATATAGTCGCATTTTCAGTCTTAAGGTTTCTCTGTCCTATTCCCGTTGCCACATACCGGTTCTTACATTGGCTAAACTTCCAGTCTTTCCCTATCCTTTCAATGTTGACTAGAAAATGGGATGCGAAAAGGGGTTAGACTCACTAAAGACCTA
This Dermacentor silvarum isolate Dsil-2018 chromosome 6, BIME_Dsil_1.4, whole genome shotgun sequence DNA region includes the following protein-coding sequences:
- the LOC119457118 gene encoding glycine-rich protein-like is translated as MASSTVRNVPATVLLVPVVVRPESLTESMKSMVSLVCIAVLATVVSAGLYGGYGGYGGYGGGYGGGYGGYGGYGGGYGGYGGGYGYHPVGRVFAYSTHIHHPSYGYGHGGYGHGGYGGYGGYGYGHGYGHGYGHGYHG